Within the Pseudomonas fulva genome, the region TGGTGAACCTGCTGTTGCTGCGCGGCAATATCGGCAAACCCGGCGCCGGCATCTGCCCGGTGCGCGGCCACTCCAACGTGCAGGGCCAGCGCACCGTGGGTATCTCCGAAGACCCGGCCAAGGTGCCGGTCAAGCTGATCGAGCAGTACTTCAAGTTCAAGGTGCCCGAGCGCATGGGCCTGAACACCGTCGACGCCTGCACCGCCATGCTCGATGGCCGGGTGCGCGGCTTCGTCAGCCTGGGCGGCAACTTCCTGCGCGCGGTGCCGGATACCGGGCGGATCGAGCCTGCCTGGCAGCGCCTGGCGCTCAACGTGCAGGTGGCCACCAAGCTCAACCACTCGCACCTGCTGCCCGGCGAACAGGCCTGGCTGCTGCCGTGCCTGGGGCGTATCGAAATCGACCGCCAGGACGGCGTCGAGCAAAGCCACAGCACCGAAGACAGCACCGGCTGCATCCACGGTTGGCGCGGCAAGAGCGAGCCGGCCAGCGAGCAGCTGCGCTCGGAACCGGCGATCATCGCCGGGCTGGCGCGGGCCACCTTGAGCGCCGAGATCGGTATCGACTGGGACGCCTGGCGCCGCGACTACGGGTTGATTCGCCAGGCCATCGGCCAGGTGTATCCGGAGATCTTCCACGACTTCGAACAGCGCATGTGGGAGCCGGGCGGCTTTCACCGGCCGCTGGGGGCGGCGCAGCGCGAATGGGCAACCGAGAGTGGCAGGGCGCAATTCGTGGTGCCGCAGTGCCTGATCGCCGACGACGACGTGAGCGCGCCCTACGGCCGGCGCGACGTGCTGCAACTGATGACGATCCGCAGCAACGACCAGTTCAATACCACCATCTATGGCTACGACGACCGCTTCCGCGGCGTGCATGGCACCCGTTCGGTGATCTTCATGAACGCCGACGACATCGTGCGCCTTGGCCTGGCGGGTGGAGACTGGGTGGACGTGACCACCGCGGTGGAGCCGGAGGTGGAACGTCAGGTGGGGCCGCTGCAGATTCTCGCCTACGACATTCCCCAGGGCTGCTGCGCCGCCTACTACCCGGAGTGCAACCCGCTGGTGCCGCTCTGGCACCACGCCGAGCGCAGCAAGGTGCCGGCGGCCAAATCCATTCCGGTGACGCTGAGCCTGAGCACCGCCACGGCGCCGGGGGATGCGCGGCCGGTATTGATCGCCGCGCAGCGCTGATCAGCCCGCCGCGCAGCGCTGATCAGCCCGCCGCGTCGCGAGAGGAGCAAGCGAAGCGGCGGCAAGAAGGCCGTGCCAGAGCAGTTGCTGGCCACTGCTCGGATGGGTGGAACTTCAAGCGGCGAGCCTTCCTCCCAACTTGTAACGCAGGCGATTGGTGCCTGCGGCGATTGCGCTTCACACGTGGCGGCAACCGTGAATCCACCAGCAACCAGCAGGAGAATCCGATGACCCGCAATACCACCAACCAGTTCGCCATGCAGAATCCGCTCACCCAGTACCCGCAGCCCGAGTTTCCGGCACAGCACCAGCCCGAGCCGGGCCTGGATCTGAACATGACCCCCGAGCCGGACCATGGCGAAGAGAGCTACGTCGGCTTCGGGCGCCTGGCCGGACGCAAGGCGCTGATCACCGGTGCCGACTCCGGCATCGGCCGCGCGGCAGCTATCGCCTATGCCCGCGAAGGCGCGGACATCGTGCTCAACTACCTGCCCGAGGAAGAGCCGGACGCCCAGGAAGTCATCAAGCTGATCGAGGCCGAAGGCCGTCGTGCGGTGGCCATCCCAGGCGATCTGAAGGACGAAGCCTTCTGCGTATCGCTGGTGCGTGATGCCGTCGGCGCGCTCGGCGGCCTGGACATTCTGGTCAACGTGGCCGGCAAGCAGATCACCCAGAAGCATATTACCGAGATCACCACCGAGCAGTTCGACCACACCTTCAAGACCAACGTCTATGCCATGTTCTGGCTGTGCAAGGCGGCGGTGGCGCATATGCCGCCGGGTGCGGCGATCATCAACACGGCGTCGATCCAGTCCTACGATCCGTCCGGCACGCTGCTCGACTACGCGTCCACCAAGGCGGCCATCGTCGCCTTCACCAAGGCGCTGTCGAGCCAGGTGATCGAGCAGGGCATCCGCGTCAACGCGGTCGCGCCAGGGCCGATCTGGACCGTGCTGCAGCCCAGCGATGGCCAGCCTCAGGAGAAGATCCCCACCTTCGGCTCCCAGGTGCCGATGAAGCGTCCGGGCCAGCCCGCCGAGTGCGCGCCGCTGTACGTGTTGCTGGCGTCCCAGGAGTCGAGCTACATCACCGGTGAAACCTTTGGGGTGACCGGCGGCAACCCGCTGCCGTAATACCCTGTGGCCCGCAGTACGCCCGCTGCGGGCCCGTTTCGCCATTTCGCCCATCTCGGACAAAGGTGCGCGCCATGACCCTTCACGTCGTTCACTTCACCGCCCCGATCAACTCCCACACCTGCGGCCAGTTGATCGACAGCTGCACCAAGGCGCTGCAGCAGGGCGCCAGCGAAATCGTCCTGAAGATCGCCACCATGGGCGGCGAGTGCAGCTACGGTTTTTCCCTGTACAACTTCCTGATTTCCCTGCCCGTACCGGTGCATACCCATAACCTGGGCACCGTCGAGTCGATGGGCAACATCATTTTCCTCGCCGGGCAGCGGCGCACCGCCTGCGCCTACAGCAAGTTCCTGTTCCACCCCTTCCACTGGACGCTCAACGGTTCTGTAGACCACGCGCGCATGGCCGAGTACGCCATGAGCCTGGACTACGACATGCACCTGTACCGGCGCATCGTCGAAGAGCGCACCGCAGGCGCGCGCGAGCCGCTGGACATAGTTGCCTGCCTGACCGCGTCGCCGCGTATCGTCGATGCCGAACAGGCCCTGGGCGCCGGGCTGATCGACGCGGTGGATTGCCTGACGGCCAAGGCGGACGCGGGACAGTGGGTGGTGCATTCCTAGCCGCCTCGCGGTCGCCTGAAGGCGCCGCCCTGGCGTGGATCGACAGCGATGGTGCCGGGAGCGCGGGGTTACCCGCGCTACGAGCCGCAGCCCGTGGCTCCCTGCACGTGCAGGGAGCCCGAGCCGCCGGGCTTATTCGTCGAGCTTCTGACGGGCCTGTTCCGACGCCTGCTTGATCTTTTCCGCTTCCTGCTCCTTGGTCTTTATCGAGGTCGGGGTGATCGCCCGGTCCACGGCTTCGGTCTTCTCCCCGGGGCGTTGATTTTCCTTCTTCACCACGTTGACGTTGTCACCTTCCACGTCCTTGGCCGGGCTGTTGGGTGGCGTCGGGTTGATTGGCGTCTGGCTCATGGGCGCTTTCCTTTTTTGGCTGGATGGTCAGAGGGGCCGATCAGGCAGCCCTTGATAGTTACGAGGCCCTGACCGGCCGTTGAGTTCGCACAATCGATGCTTGTATCCGGATGCTTCAAACGTGCAGGTTTCGCGGCTTGCGAGCGTTAGAAAACCTGAATCCCTTGCCGCCGGCCGAATCGAATGCAGCGACAGTCGACAATCATGTGGAGAAGAACGACATGGGCGAATTCAGGATTTACCTCGATGACGAGCTGCAGTGCACGACCACCTCGCCAGCATTGGCGCAGGCCGCCTGGAACCGTGCCTCGCGTGATGCGCGGGTCGCCGAAAAGGGCGGCTCGGTGTGCGCCTACGAGGGGGAGGTGACCGTGGCGGAAATGCGCCCCGAGCCGCGAGTGGGCCACCCCTGGCCCGATGGCCGTGATCATCAGCCCGATCTGCGTGACGTCTGGGACAGCCTGATGCGTGTCCTCAACCAGCAGGGGCTGGACGATCAGGCGCTGACCGATGCGTTGAACCGCTTCGGGCTCGTCACCAGGAGCGTGGCGGCTTCGGTGCAGGACGAGCTGGGGGGTCGTACCGTGCCTTCGGCAGCCGAGCTGGTGGTGCTGCTCGATGCCGTCTACCAGGATCGTCAACGCGAGCCCCAGGCTTGAGCCTCAGGGCAGCCGCAACTTGTTCACGCAATGGCGTTTGAACAGCTCGGGCTTTTCGCGGTGAATACGCTCTTCGATCTGCTCGATGATGGCGAAAACCTCCATCGGAGTCAGCGATGTCCTGCAGGGGATGTCGCGAACTTCGAAGGAGGTGGTTGAATCCGTTTCCGATAGTCGCACGACCATTCGGGTCGGTGACTCCAATGACACCTGTACAACAAGTGGCTGGAAATAGTTGTACAGCAACTTAGCGGCGTCCAGGAATTTAATCTTTGCCACAGTTAGTGCTCTCGGTATTACTCCTTTGTAGTGGCTATTAGTGTCGGCCCAGACGCGCTTGTCAATTTAATAAGGGTTCTAATTATTTGCTTTGCTCGGGTGAAGTTGGCGGTTTCGGCATGCCCCGTGGGCCTGCGAACCCCCAAATGATCAAACCGATTACCGGCAACAACACGATGACCAGTGCCCACAGCAGCCGAGTGTTCTGGCTCTTTTCGCTGCGCCACAGGTTCATGATGGTGACCAGATCAACGAAGGCGATAACGACGAATGCGCCAAGCCAGAAAAGCATGGAAGGATCGCTCATGGCAGATCTCCTGTCGTTGCGGCGAGCCCCGGAAACAGGGTTCGCGAGAGTGGATGGGACATGGACGGCATTGGCCCTCTGGCCATCGATTGCCAAATGTCCCGAGGCGGTACAGGGCACAGGCTCTGTTTTATTTCGAAATAACGGGGCGTAATTAAGTTCGCCTGAAAAGATGGTCGGCCATGGTGGCCTTTTGCAATTGAATGGATACGAACGTTTAATGAGGCGTGCACGATGCCCGTGCAATAAAAAGCGTTCATGCAAAGTGCAAGAAGTTTGCACAAGCGTAAGCGGCACGATGTTCAGTAAAACCGGGTGATTTTCTCCAATTGCGAAGTTGGCATATGTGATGCACTTATCCGGGGGCATCCAATGAATATCTGCCTGCTACGCCATAAAAGGATCATCCGATGAACACTGCCACTCTCGACCAACTGAGCATCGCACTACCGGACCATACGATTTCCATCACACCGCGCCCGGATGGCATGTACCTGCTGAGCATCAGCAAGGAAGGGGAGGCCATCTTCCTCAAGGCGGTCGACAAGATGGCCGTGGATACCGAGGACGGCGCTCGCGCCCTGGAGCGTGAGATCTTGCGTGATCGCAAGCTGGTCAGTGGCGAAGTGAACTGGAAGGGCAGCGGGGCACAGTGGGTGTCGCGCAAGCTGCCGACCTTTACCGGCGCCCCGGTGAATCCCACCGCTGCCAAGCTGATGTGGTCGCGCCGCAATCTGGACGCCGTGCATTGAGCGCGGTGCGCCCATAGGAAAAGCCCCGCATCAGCGGGGCTTTTTCGTGGGCCGTGAGTGCTGGTCAGCCCCGTGGCGCGTACTCGTGAAGCCGCAGGGCGTTGCCGTGATGTCAGGCGCTGGCGGACCGTTCGCTGCGCTCCTGGGTCCGCCCCACGAACTGCAGCTGCCAGCCGAACCTAGGTTTTGTACGAAAAGTCGGTACGGGTAAAATTGCCGCCATGATTGGCTGGAGGCCCGCATGGCAAAGCGTTACGAACTCACCGACGCATCGTGGGAATTGATCAAGGATCTGGTTTCTCCAGAGCAGAAGATGGGTCGCCCACG harbors:
- a CDS encoding FdhF/YdeP family oxidoreductase; this encodes MLTDPKTRYRPYTDASGGWGSAKSVAGIVLREQAVVKIGAALLKQNKPDGFACVSCAWAKPGDTHPMEFCENGAKATAWELTAKRSSPAFFAEHSVSELRGWSAHALEQHGRLTHPLRYNPGTDRYEETGWETAYQEIGASLRALPPDEVVFYASGRASLEASFMYQLLARAYGTNNLPDSSNMCHESTSVGLQESIGVPVGTVTLNDFEHTDCLLFFGQNVGSNSPRMLHQLQEARQRDVPIITFNPLKERGLQEFVNPQSPGEMLGPNSTQISTQYHQVAIGGDTAAIVGVAKALLDLHDAALQRGEPGVLDQAFMAEHTQGGDDFIAYVRRQEWAQIEAITGLKRAAMEATALVYAQSQRVMIVYGMGLTQHRQGVQNVQMLVNLLLLRGNIGKPGAGICPVRGHSNVQGQRTVGISEDPAKVPVKLIEQYFKFKVPERMGLNTVDACTAMLDGRVRGFVSLGGNFLRAVPDTGRIEPAWQRLALNVQVATKLNHSHLLPGEQAWLLPCLGRIEIDRQDGVEQSHSTEDSTGCIHGWRGKSEPASEQLRSEPAIIAGLARATLSAEIGIDWDAWRRDYGLIRQAIGQVYPEIFHDFEQRMWEPGGFHRPLGAAQREWATESGRAQFVVPQCLIADDDVSAPYGRRDVLQLMTIRSNDQFNTTIYGYDDRFRGVHGTRSVIFMNADDIVRLGLAGGDWVDVTTAVEPEVERQVGPLQILAYDIPQGCCAAYYPECNPLVPLWHHAERSKVPAAKSIPVTLSLSTATAPGDARPVLIAAQR
- a CDS encoding SDR family oxidoreductase: MTRNTTNQFAMQNPLTQYPQPEFPAQHQPEPGLDLNMTPEPDHGEESYVGFGRLAGRKALITGADSGIGRAAAIAYAREGADIVLNYLPEEEPDAQEVIKLIEAEGRRAVAIPGDLKDEAFCVSLVRDAVGALGGLDILVNVAGKQITQKHITEITTEQFDHTFKTNVYAMFWLCKAAVAHMPPGAAIINTASIQSYDPSGTLLDYASTKAAIVAFTKALSSQVIEQGIRVNAVAPGPIWTVLQPSDGQPQEKIPTFGSQVPMKRPGQPAECAPLYVLLASQESSYITGETFGVTGGNPLP
- a CDS encoding ATP-dependent Clp protease proteolytic subunit, giving the protein MTLHVVHFTAPINSHTCGQLIDSCTKALQQGASEIVLKIATMGGECSYGFSLYNFLISLPVPVHTHNLGTVESMGNIIFLAGQRRTACAYSKFLFHPFHWTLNGSVDHARMAEYAMSLDYDMHLYRRIVEERTAGAREPLDIVACLTASPRIVDAEQALGAGLIDAVDCLTAKADAGQWVVHS
- a CDS encoding DUF1652 domain-containing protein, translating into MAKIKFLDAAKLLYNYFQPLVVQVSLESPTRMVVRLSETDSTTSFEVRDIPCRTSLTPMEVFAIIEQIEERIHREKPELFKRHCVNKLRLP
- a CDS encoding PLD nuclease N-terminal domain-containing protein — its product is MSDPSMLFWLGAFVVIAFVDLVTIMNLWRSEKSQNTRLLWALVIVLLPVIGLIIWGFAGPRGMPKPPTSPEQSK